Proteins encoded together in one Bradyrhizobium sp. CB82 window:
- a CDS encoding adenylate/guanylate cyclase domain-containing protein: MAADVAGYSRLMHNDEEATHAKLTALLARGIEPAIAEHGGRIVKNTGDGFLAEFPSAVEAVRAAMQFQARINELSIGDSEERRILFRVGLNIGDVIVEAHDIFGDGVNIAARLESIAEPGGICISQTVFNHARDKVAFDVEEAGEQILKNIARPVHVYRIIIAPGRETATPKPEGLALSLPDKPSIAVLPLTNMSGDPEQEYVSDGIAEDVITALSRYPSLFVIARNSSFTYKGRAVDVRQVGRELGVRYVLEGSVRKAGNRIRVTAQLIEAATSNHVWAERYDRELADVFAVQDELSEALTIALAPAIADAELRRAMRKPPGSLDAWAAYQRGLWHLSKATVDNDETAENFFRQAIELDPTFGGSYSALALYQLQAAALYQKIDLRDAQHSAETLARRAVALDGADAEARSCLGWALQARGEADDALAEIEQALSMSPNLAIAHGHRGATLIFARRPKEGLAALNVCLRLDPRDPYLAVRLLHVACGLYFCGEYEASIEAAKRLIRSYPEFPMVYRWSAAALAQLGRTTEAREELEKAISRAPGAFDMYVRKKAPWFRPEDHAHLVEGLRKAGWKG; encoded by the coding sequence TTGGCCGCCGACGTGGCGGGCTATTCTCGGCTCATGCACAATGACGAAGAGGCCACACACGCCAAACTGACAGCGCTCCTCGCGCGAGGTATCGAGCCTGCGATTGCGGAACACGGCGGGCGCATCGTGAAGAACACAGGCGACGGTTTCCTGGCTGAGTTTCCTAGTGCGGTCGAAGCGGTCCGAGCAGCCATGCAGTTCCAAGCTCGCATCAACGAGCTTTCAATCGGCGATTCGGAAGAGAGGCGCATTCTCTTCCGTGTGGGGCTCAATATCGGCGACGTGATCGTCGAAGCCCATGACATCTTTGGGGACGGCGTAAACATCGCGGCGCGGCTCGAGAGCATTGCCGAACCCGGCGGCATTTGTATCTCTCAGACGGTCTTCAACCATGCGCGCGACAAGGTCGCCTTCGACGTCGAGGAAGCGGGTGAGCAAATTCTGAAAAATATCGCCCGACCTGTCCACGTTTACCGCATCATCATCGCTCCCGGTCGGGAGACTGCGACGCCCAAACCTGAAGGGCTGGCGCTCTCCTTGCCCGACAAGCCGTCTATTGCTGTGCTGCCGCTCACCAATATGAGCGGCGACCCCGAGCAGGAATATGTCTCAGACGGAATCGCCGAGGATGTGATCACGGCACTATCCCGCTATCCCTCGTTATTCGTCATCGCGAGGAACTCGTCGTTCACTTACAAGGGGCGAGCAGTCGATGTTAGGCAGGTCGGGCGCGAGCTCGGCGTCCGCTATGTGCTTGAAGGCAGCGTGCGCAAGGCCGGCAACCGGATCCGCGTCACTGCGCAATTGATAGAGGCGGCGACCAGTAATCATGTCTGGGCCGAGCGCTACGACCGCGAGCTCGCGGATGTTTTCGCTGTGCAGGACGAGCTTTCCGAAGCGCTGACGATCGCGCTGGCCCCCGCCATTGCAGACGCTGAGCTTCGACGCGCCATGCGCAAGCCACCGGGGAGCCTCGATGCCTGGGCAGCCTATCAACGCGGCCTGTGGCATCTGAGCAAGGCTACCGTAGACAACGACGAGACTGCAGAGAACTTCTTCAGACAAGCCATCGAGCTCGACCCGACTTTCGGCGGCAGCTACAGCGCGCTCGCGCTGTACCAACTGCAGGCGGCCGCGCTCTACCAGAAGATAGACCTGCGAGATGCGCAACACTCGGCCGAAACCCTGGCGCGCCGGGCGGTCGCGCTCGATGGCGCCGATGCGGAAGCCCGGTCGTGCCTCGGCTGGGCTCTACAAGCGCGCGGTGAGGCTGACGATGCGTTGGCGGAGATCGAGCAAGCTCTTTCCATGAGCCCAAATTTGGCGATCGCGCACGGCCATAGAGGCGCGACGCTGATCTTTGCTAGACGGCCCAAGGAGGGACTCGCGGCACTCAACGTGTGTCTCAGGCTCGATCCCCGCGACCCCTATTTGGCAGTTCGTTTGTTGCACGTTGCCTGCGGTCTCTATTTCTGCGGCGAATATGAGGCTTCGATCGAGGCTGCAAAACGTCTCATCCGGTCGTACCCCGAGTTTCCGATGGTCTATCGCTGGTCCGCGGCGGCGCTTGCCCAGCTTGGCCGTACAACGGAAGCCCGGGAAGAATTGGAGAAGGCCATCTCACGCGCACCGGGGGCGTTCGACATGTATGTTCGCAAGAAAGCTCCGTGGTTTCGTCCAGAAGACCACGCGCATCTCGTCGAGGGTTTGCGTAAGGCCGGGTGGAAGGGGTGA
- a CDS encoding carbohydrate ABC transporter permease, translated as MINILWLRASLISKIVVYTLLALAAVVTLLPFVWAFINSIKTSTATFEPGVVIPFLDFEPTLDSWGNVLSDPQAINAFISSVVVSVGTTLFALILGVPAAYALARFQFPVRSGDIALWFLSQRVLPPAVVLVPFYLLMVYLRLIDTWTGLIFCYSTFNLAFAVVIMRDIFRDVSTEIEDAAKVEGATPWQIFWKISLPLSVDGLIVTAVLIFAFTWNEALFASALTSQSATTFSALVLASRSTRGVDFNIAAVNTLIGIVPPVILYFFVQRYLARGLSFGAVKG; from the coding sequence ATGATCAACATTCTGTGGCTCAGGGCAAGCCTGATCTCCAAGATCGTTGTCTATACGCTTCTGGCGCTTGCGGCTGTCGTCACGCTGCTGCCCTTTGTGTGGGCTTTTATCAACTCCATCAAAACGAGCACCGCTACCTTCGAGCCCGGCGTCGTCATTCCTTTCCTCGATTTCGAGCCGACGCTCGATTCCTGGGGCAATGTCCTTTCTGACCCGCAGGCAATCAATGCCTTCATCAGCAGCGTCGTTGTCAGCGTGGGCACCACTCTCTTCGCCCTGATCCTCGGTGTACCGGCCGCCTATGCGCTTGCTCGATTCCAGTTTCCGGTCCGGTCGGGCGATATTGCACTATGGTTTCTCTCGCAGCGCGTGCTGCCGCCTGCCGTGGTTCTCGTACCGTTTTACCTGCTCATGGTGTATCTGAGGCTCATAGATACGTGGACGGGGCTGATCTTCTGCTATTCCACCTTCAATCTCGCCTTCGCCGTCGTCATCATGCGCGACATATTCCGCGACGTCAGTACCGAGATCGAAGACGCGGCAAAGGTCGAGGGCGCCACGCCCTGGCAGATATTCTGGAAAATCTCGCTGCCGCTTTCCGTTGACGGCCTCATCGTCACCGCCGTGTTGATTTTCGCTTTTACCTGGAACGAGGCGCTTTTTGCCTCGGCGCTCACATCTCAAAGCGCGACGACCTTCTCCGCGCTGGTGCTTGCCTCGCGTTCGACCCGCGGCGTCGATTTCAACATAGCGGCAGTCAATACGCTGATCGGAATCGTGCCGCCAGTGATCCTCTATTTCTTCGTGCAACGCTATCTCGCGCGGGGCCTTTCTTTCGGCGCTGTCAAAGGCTGA
- a CDS encoding sugar ABC transporter permease, producing MTHARPGEYGAAFKYVLLLPAVLWVVAFTFAPLIFVIRYSFANYVLGMGITGYVGLQNYADVLASDRFWHSIIVTAIYVAVSVPVEVVLGFIAAWLVNLGAPWARGFRTIIGMPLFTMEVAIGYLGVTLFSSQGGLVTALLGLGGIEVPWLSTPSGGIAAAILLDIWRWTSFVFIIVLAGLSSISSDLYDAAILDARNHWQVMWRLGIPLAWPVTTIAILLRTIECLKVFAIPYALTTGGPGTSTEVFSAMDYLTTVQFFNFGQGSAMGIIFLIIVSALITVFFKQMRKRLG from the coding sequence GTGACGCACGCGAGGCCAGGCGAGTACGGCGCGGCCTTCAAATATGTTCTTCTCCTGCCCGCGGTGCTCTGGGTCGTCGCGTTTACATTTGCTCCGCTCATATTTGTCATCCGCTACAGCTTCGCCAATTACGTGCTTGGCATGGGCATCACCGGGTATGTCGGGTTGCAAAATTATGCCGACGTGCTCGCCTCTGACCGTTTCTGGCACAGCATCATCGTTACGGCCATTTACGTGGCGGTCTCGGTCCCGGTCGAAGTTGTCCTAGGCTTCATTGCGGCCTGGCTGGTTAATCTCGGTGCGCCCTGGGCGCGCGGCTTTCGCACCATCATCGGCATGCCGCTCTTCACGATGGAGGTGGCCATCGGCTATCTCGGCGTGACGCTGTTCAGTTCCCAAGGGGGACTGGTCACGGCCCTGCTGGGACTTGGGGGCATTGAAGTCCCCTGGCTTTCGACGCCGTCCGGAGGAATTGCCGCAGCTATTCTGCTCGATATCTGGCGCTGGACATCCTTCGTTTTCATCATTGTGCTGGCGGGACTGAGCAGCATTTCGAGCGATCTCTATGATGCCGCGATTCTCGATGCTCGGAATCATTGGCAGGTGATGTGGCGACTGGGCATCCCGCTCGCGTGGCCAGTGACGACAATCGCCATCCTGCTTCGGACCATCGAATGTCTGAAAGTGTTCGCGATCCCATACGCGCTGACCACGGGCGGGCCGGGCACGAGCACGGAGGTCTTCAGCGCGATGGACTATCTGACCACAGTTCAGTTTTTCAATTTCGGCCAAGGCTCGGCGATGGGCATCATCTTCCTCATCATCGTCTCGGCACTCATCACGGTGTTTTTCAAACAGATGCGCAAGCGCCTGGGCTGA